Proteins encoded together in one Labrus mixtus chromosome 18, fLabMix1.1, whole genome shotgun sequence window:
- the LOC132993125 gene encoding tumor necrosis factor alpha-induced protein 2-like — protein MCLTLRSCLPCRSCREALSEYCSKRFITRTRMRTRSESAETVDLRVNRPPDQSGKPEGGRWFKLNLWGGQKAQSQAVVGNTTPPTGGRYSPTDKEPKTVALTLEEILAAKDVQHLCEASRQLIQREERLFGVIMETDSLTRNAEEVDKLAVDYKNLKSLIFTTLGLSLGPGEVSVEALTSAVKALNQEVDQDQQWKKENRPTPAWRHDDLKKLHESTLRSLVEDRMDNPTSPLADKGEMSSFQVDVNSMGRQLKEDLLLVVEVVKRCYPPEQDICNFYAGLYHQTFSSRLRKIADFGLEDKDCTFLLRWVNEYYPQILQKPELSCQINAEVLGKLLPEELLKPLEEQFLSKQQEVLQTYIVRVLEEAEQRWRKGEEPTREDGCFVSHVAYDIIQLVHGMVSTAATIVGDIHKAQIITSRLKALLPSFQTFQNNVMKQNKPNSQPIIKANLGCIQQFMELFNKKRHLFQDDVQTKCLQILTDMKQSAHTYLLKPVHVVLKPKYNLLGTSDWLNKPEVFEKLLDSMEKEIQDLQGSIQSCHQELVGQLHQDVTAEYVKRLLKVKVKLKDREQQHKAYQKIKDNAESLQDLFGRMGSKEDWLNEILTKIAEVLKLQELPAIQMEVVSLGTSFPDLSEKHVSALLKLKTNVSKDNRKTVKDTLSDYLKEIDNVASRPFFSKVQVK, from the exons ATGTGTTTGACACTTCGCAGCTGTTTGCCCTGCAGATCCTGCAGAGAAG CTTTGTCAGAGTATTGCTCTAAACGTTTCATCACCCGGACAAGAATGCGGACCCGGTCAGAATCAGCGGAAACGGTCGATCTCAGGGTGAACCGTCCCCCGGATCAAAGTGGAAAACCCGAAGGAGGACGAtggtttaaattaaatttatgGGGAGGTCAGAAAGCTCAGAGCCAGGCTGTTGTCGGGAACACCACTCCCCCGACTGGAGGACGCTACTCACCGACGGACAAGGAGCCGAAAACCG TGGCCCTCACATTGGAAGAAATCCTTGCGGCAAAAGATGTTCAACACTTGTGTGAGGCCAGCCGGCAGCtgatacagagagaggagcgTCTGTTTGGGGTGATAATGGAGACAGATTCCCTCACACGTAATGCAGAAGAAGTAGACAAGCTTGCAGTGGACTACAAGAACCTGAAATCCCTTATTTTCACGACTCTGGGACTATCTCTCGGCCCGGGAGAAGTCAGTGTGGAGGCCCTGACGTCAGCTGTGAAGGCCTTAAACCAGGAAGTCGACCAGGACCAGCAGTGGAAAAAGGAGAATCGGCCAACGCCTGCCTGGAGACATGACGACTTGAAGAAGCTCCACGAGTCGACGCTTCGCAGCCTGGTGGAGGATCGTATGGACAACCCTACGTCGCCCCTTGCTGATAAGGGGGAGATGTCATCTTTTCAAGTGGATGTAAACAGCATGGGCAGGCAGCTGAAGGAGgacctgctgctggtggtggaaGTGGTGAAGAGATGCTACCCGCCCGAGCAGGACATCTGTAACTTCTATGCCGGGTTGTACCACCAAACCTTCAGTTCCAGACTCAGAAAGATCGCAGACTTTGGATTGGAGGACAAAGACTGCACTTTCCTCCTGCGCTGGGTGAACGAGTATTATCCACA aatCCTTCAAAAGCCAGAGCTGTCCTGTCAAATCAATGCTGAAGTGTTGGGAAAGCTGCTGCCTGAAGAGTTACTGAAACCTCTGGAGGAACAATTCCTGAGCAAACAACAG GAAGTGCTGCAGACTTACATCGTCCGTGTCCTGGAGGAAGCAGAGCAAAGGTGGagaaaaggggaggagccgACAAGAGAGGACGGCTGCTTCGTCAGTCATGTGGCCTACGACATCATTCAG CTTGTCCACGGCATGGTGTCTACAGCTGCGACGATTGTGGGAGACATACACAAGGCCCAGATAATAACGAGCCGACTGAAGGCTTTGTTGCCGAG TTTCCAGACCTTCCAAAACAACGTCATGAAGCAGAACAAACCAAACAGCCAGCCGATCATCAAGGCAAACCTCGGCTGCATCCAACAGTTCAT GGAGCTCTTCAATAAGAAGCGTCATCTGTTCCAGGACGATGTGCAGACAAAGTGTTTGCAGATTCTGACTGACATGAAACAGTCTGCCCACACTTATTTACTGAAACCTGTGCATGTCGTGCTCAAG CCAAAGTACAACCTGCTGGGAACCAGTGACTGGCTGAATAAGCCTGAAGTGTTTGAGAAGCTGCTGGACAGCATGGAAAAGGAGATTCAGGATCTTCAGGGCTCCATTCAATCCTGTCACCAG GAGCTGGTTGGTCAGCTGCACCAGGATGTGACAGCAGAATATGTGAAGAGGCTCCTGAAAGTAAAAGTCAAACTGAAGGACAGGGAGCAGCAACATAAGGCCTACCAGAAGATCAAAGACAACGCAGAGAGTTTGCAAGACTTGTTTGGAAGAATG GGGTCAAAGGAGGATTGGCTGAATGAAATACTGACCAAGATTGCAGAAGTGCTGAAACTGCAGGAACTCCCGGCAATACAGATGGAAGTCGTGTCACTCGGGACTTCTTTCCCAGACCTCAG TGAGAAACATGTTTCAGCTCTCCTCAAGCTCAAGACCAACGTTTCCAAAGACAACAGGAAAACGGTCAAAGACACTCTGTCTGATTATCTGAAAGAAATCGACAATGTCGCTAGTCGACCATTTTTCTCCAAAGTCCAGGTGAAATAA